The bacterium genomic interval ATTTTCAGGATCGATTTCAACAACGGTCAGATTCCGCATCGTAACTTGCTGATGACCCATCTGGCCGGCCGCGCGCATTCCTGGAAAAACGCGGGATGGAAATGAAGATCCGCCAATGGAACCGGGCGCGCGATGAAACATCGAACCGTGTGTAGCCGCACCACCACGGAAATGATGCCGTTTGATTACGCCCGCAAAACCTTTTCCCCGGCTAATACCGATGATATCCACTGTTTTTTGACCATCAAACACATCCACTTTAAAGCGATGTCCGGGCTCAATCTTTGCTTGATTATCTTGAATGGCAAACTCACGCAAATGGCGCAACGGAGGCACATTGGCTTTTTCAAGATGTTTCAGCAAAGGTTTGGTCACGCGCTTGTTGGACGTTGGCTCAACGAAGCCCAATTGCACCGCTGAGTAACCATCTTTGTCTTTTGTCTTCACCTGGGTCACAAGACAGGGTCCAACCTGCAAGATGGTTACGGGCACAACCCGGCCGTCAGGACTGAAAACCTGAGTCATGCCAAGCTTTTTTCCGATTAAACCGTTTATCATATCTTCCTCGTACGCCGCCCATCCGGACGGCTCATCCTTCCGAGAGCAAAATCCCGCGGGCCGCCGGCGTTACTTTCCGCCCATTAAAGCCTGAATTTCAACATCGACACCGGCCGCAAGTTGCAACTTACTCAGCGCATCAATCGTTTGAGGTGTCGGCGCTAGAATATCGATGATTCTTTTGTGCGTCCGAATCTCAAACTGTTCGCGGCTTTTCTTGTCAACGTGCGGAGAACGCAACACAGTAAAACGATTGATGAGCGTAGGCAGCGGTATAGGACCTGCCACCTGGGCTCCCGTTCGCTTCGCTGTACTGACGATGTCCTTGCTTGCTTGATCCAGCAAGCGATGATCGAAGGCTTTCAGACGGATCCGCACTCGTTCTCTGGTCATACTCTCTCCGCTACTCCGCGATTTCGGTTACGGTACCTGCTCCCACCGTTCTTCCGCCTTCACGAATTGCGAATCGAAGTCCTTTTTCCATAGCGATTGGCACGATCAATTCGATTTCGAATGTCACGTTATCGCCAGGCATCACGATTTCGACACCTTGAGGCAGCGTCACCACTCCGGTAACGTCTGTTGTTCGGAAGTAGAACTGCGGACGATATCCCGCGACAAACGGCGTATGGCGTCCACCTTCTTCTTTGGTCAGGATGTATACCTGTGCTTTGAATTTTCTATGCG includes:
- the rpsJ gene encoding 30S ribosomal protein S10 → MTRERVRIRLKAFDHRLLDQASKDIVSTAKRTGAQVAGPIPLPTLINRFTVLRSPHVDKKSREQFEIRTHKRIIDILAPTPQTIDALSKLQLAAGVDVEIQALMGGK
- the rplC gene encoding 50S ribosomal protein L3 yields the protein MINGLIGKKLGMTQVFSPDGRVVPVTILQVGPCLVTQVKTKDKDGYSAVQLGFVEPTSNKRVTKPLLKHLEKANVPPLRHLREFAIQDNQAKIEPGHRFKVDVFDGQKTVDIIGISRGKGFAGVIKRHHFRGGAATHGSMFHRAPGSIGGSSFPSRVFPGMRAAGQMGHQQVTMRNLTVVEIDPENNLMLVQGAVPGVAGSYVMIRKAKSGHGAKSTHKK